One window of the Thermodesulfomicrobium sp. WS genome contains the following:
- the mazG gene encoding nucleoside triphosphate pyrophosphohydrolase: MAPDLSALLAVIDTLLGPSGCPWDQKQTPHTLAEYLLEEACELVDAIRSGDVAACAEEWGDTLFILLFIGRLLERELPDFLAHATREAEAKMIRRHPHVYGEASKEMTSIIATWERIKKAEKAENGTPQGALDSVPASLPPLARAYRIHSKAARLGFTWASDREQEHKLEEEWAEWLAVRDGEDAGRKEEEFGDYLFSLVEHGRRHGIKANAALHRAIVKFLRRFAHMEALARAQGSRLEDLSPAAQDQLWKRAKREIG, translated from the coding sequence ATGGCTCCTGATCTCAGTGCGCTGCTTGCAGTCATCGATACCTTGCTCGGTCCTTCGGGCTGCCCCTGGGACCAGAAACAGACTCCCCACACCCTGGCCGAATACCTCTTGGAAGAGGCCTGCGAACTGGTGGACGCCATTCGCAGCGGCGATGTGGCGGCATGCGCCGAGGAATGGGGAGATACCCTCTTCATCCTCCTCTTCATCGGCCGTCTGCTGGAACGCGAGCTGCCCGATTTTCTCGCCCATGCCACCCGTGAGGCCGAGGCCAAGATGATCCGCCGCCATCCCCACGTCTACGGGGAAGCGAGCAAAGAGATGACGAGCATCATCGCCACCTGGGAGCGCATCAAAAAGGCCGAGAAGGCGGAAAACGGCACGCCTCAAGGGGCCTTGGACTCGGTTCCCGCCTCCCTGCCGCCCCTTGCCCGGGCCTACCGCATCCACTCCAAAGCGGCGCGGCTGGGCTTCACCTGGGCGAGCGACCGCGAGCAAGAGCACAAGCTGGAAGAAGAGTGGGCGGAATGGCTGGCGGTGCGCGACGGAGAAGACGCCGGGCGCAAAGAAGAAGAGTTCGGCGACTACCTCTTCAGCCTCGTGGAGCATGGCCGCCGCCACGGCATCAAGGCCAATGCCGCCCTGCACCGGGCCATTGTCAAGTTCCTGCGGCGCTTTGCCCACATGGAAGCGCTCGCCCGCGCCCAAGGCAGCCGTCTGGAAGACCTGTCCCCTGCCGCCCAAGACCAGCTCTGGAAGCGCGCCAAGCGCGAAATCGGCTAA
- a CDS encoding CvpA family protein: MNLLDAVLIAIATVFTVRGVLRGLVLEVASLAGILVGFLAASSSYELLAPWVMRTAHLGEGAARCAAFVLLLAATVLLLHGAARLLRGFLRLVSLGWLDRLAGGAMGFAKAGVLACVAVLLVTAFVPPHTDFIATSRLVPLINKANEAALQYLVPEDLRRRFEAGKSALERLRKLPQTLEEMLHGS; the protein is encoded by the coding sequence ATGAATCTCCTGGACGCTGTGCTCATTGCCATTGCCACCGTCTTTACCGTGCGCGGGGTGCTGCGCGGCCTGGTCCTCGAGGTCGCCTCCCTGGCAGGCATCCTCGTCGGCTTCCTGGCGGCCAGTTCCAGCTACGAGCTTTTGGCCCCGTGGGTCATGCGCACGGCGCACCTCGGGGAAGGCGCTGCCCGCTGTGCCGCCTTCGTCCTCCTCTTGGCCGCCACGGTACTCCTGCTCCATGGAGCCGCCCGCCTGCTGCGGGGTTTTTTGCGCCTCGTATCCCTCGGTTGGCTGGACCGACTGGCCGGCGGGGCCATGGGGTTTGCCAAGGCCGGTGTACTGGCCTGTGTGGCGGTGCTGCTCGTGACCGCCTTCGTCCCGCCACATACCGATTTCATCGCCACCTCGCGGCTTGTCCCCCTCATCAACAAGGCCAACGAAGCCGCGCTCCAATATCTTGTCCCGGAAGACCTGCGCCGCCGCTTTGAAGCCGGCAAATCCGCCCTGGAGCGGCTGCGGAAACTTCCCCAAACCCTCGAGGAGATGCTCCATGGCTCCTGA